In Sediminispirochaeta bajacaliforniensis DSM 16054, the DNA window CTATTAAATTTACCGAGCCTTAAAACGACAGATTGTTCGCTTCCGTCGACTTTGAAAAAGCTCGACATAACGCTGCCTACAACGGCGATCACAATGATCGCAATAATCACCAGACGGGGACTGAGAGTGATTTGCGGCCCCTTGCCTGGCGTAACATCGCGTTCTGGCATACTACCTCCTTTGGTCAGAGTATTCCTTTTTACAAGGTAGCTTCTCATAAGGTCATAGTCAAGGAAAGCTCTGCAATATTGCGTTTGTCCTTCCTGGGCGATATTGCATAGCATGCCTTCATCGCGCTATAGTTTTGCTACTATGAAGAAGAAACGACTGATTACCTCGGCTCTCCCGTACGTAAACAATATTCCTCATCTTGGAAACCTCATTCAGGTTCTCTCTGCAGATGTTTTTTCACGATTTTGTCGCTTAAGGGGCTATGAAACCCTTTATGTCTGCGGTACCGATGAATATGGGACCGCTACGGAAACAAGAGCACTTGAAGAGGGTGTTTCCCCGAAAGAGCTCTGTGACCGTTATTACAAAATCCATTCGGAGATCTATTCTTGGTTTAATATTGCCTTCGATCACTTTGGAAGGACATCGACCCAATGGCAGACCGATATTGTCCAGGATATTTTTAAAAAGGTCGATGCCGCCGGTTATATTACCGAACAGACCATCGAGCAGCTCTACTGTGAATCCTGCGACCGCTTTCTTGCCGATCGCTTTGTAAGGGGCACCTGTCCCCACTGCGGCTATGAAGATGCCCGCGGCGATCAGTGTGAGAACTGCGGCAAGCTGTTGGATCCCACGGACCTCATCGATCCACGCTGTGGCTTATGCGGTCAGACACCGAAACTCAGGTCGACCCGCCACCTCTATCTCGATCTGCCGAAGATCAGGCCGAGGCTTGAGGAATGGATCGATAAAGCGTCGGTCGAGGGCTTCTGGGCTCGTAATGCGATTCAGATGACCCGCAGCTGGATACGGGACGGCCTCAAGGAGCGTTGTATCACCCGGGACCTGAAGTGGGGAATTCCCGTGCCGAAGCCCGGCTATGAGGGAAAGGTCTTTTATGTCTGGTTCGATGCCCCTATCGGATATATCTCCATTACCGCAAACCTCACCGACGAGTGGGAAACGTGGTGGAAAAATCCCGATGAGGTTGACCTGTTCCAGTTTATAGGGAAGGATAACATCCCTTTTCATACCGTTATTTTCCCCTCATCACTCATTGCCAGCGGGGACAACTGGACCCTTCTGCACCATATGAGCAGTACCGAATATCTCAATTATGAGAGCGGGAAATTTTCCAAGAGTAAGGGGATCGGCGTATTCGGAACCGATGCCCGGGATACCGGTATTCCTGCGGATGTATGGCGTTTCTACATCTTTTACAACCGTCCGGAGAAGTCAGACGCTCTCTTTACCTGGAGCGATTTTCAGGAAAAGGTGAACGGCGAATTGATTGGCAATCTGGGGAACCTGGTCAACAGGACCCTGACCTTTGTCAGTCGTTTTTACGATGGAAGGCTTCCTCAGGCTGCAATAGATGCGGATATGGCAGCGTGGATACGTGAACGTGAGAGCGAAATTACCGATCACTTTGAGAGGGCCGAGCTTCGTGATGCATTCCGGAAGATCTTTGCCCTTTCTTCCTATGGAAATAAGGCATTCCAGGAGGGTGAGCCTTGGAAGCTTCGCAAGGAAAACCCTGATGCGGCGGCTTCCCTTCTCTCCACTCTTGTTTACCTGGTACGGGATCTCGGGGTAATGGTGGAGCCTTTCATCCCCGGGACAAGCGGCCGCATGCTGACCTTTTTCGGTATTGATAAGGCCGATTGGGAAATCCTCGGTGATTTTAAGGGTATTACCTCCATTGAGAAACCTGAGATTCTTTTCGAACGCTTGGAGGATGAGCGTATCGCATCTTTGCGTGAGCGTTTTTCCGGAAGTCAGAAAGAACGAGAAGCACGGGAGAAGGAGAAAGAGATGGAAGAAAAAACGGAGCAGGAGAAGCCTCTTGCTGAACGATTCGCCGAGGCTGTCGATATCCGGGTGGCGAAGATTACCGAGATTGAACGCCATCCCGAGGCCGACAAACTCTATATTGAAAAGATTGATTTGGGTTACGAACAGCGTACCATCGTAAGCGGTCTGGTCCCATATTATAAAGAAGAGGAGCTTCTCGGCCATAACATCCTTCTTGTCTACAATCTTAAGCCTGCGAAGCTGCGGGGAGTGAAGAGCGAAGGAATGCTTCTTGCCGCCGATGATGAAACTGCTCCCGAAGGAGAGCGCTCCATCGAGGTTCTTTTTGCCGACTGGGCTGAGCCTGGTAGTAGGGTTGCTCTTACCGACCTGGGCGCACCCGAAGGTGACGACCTGAAACGGATATCTGCCAATACCTTTTTCTCCATGCCCATTGGTGTGGAAGAGCACATTGTCAAGGTCGACGGTAAGCATCTCGAAGTTGCCGGAAAGGCAATCAAAACGAACAAGGTTAAAAAGGGAAGCGTCGGCTGATCTTTATGTCCGTTAACACAGATACTATAGAAGTTCGTCCGATCCCCCTCGAATCTTTTGAGGGGGATCGGCTTTTGCAGAGCCGTTTCTGGGCTCGTCTTAAAGGCCTTTATGGATGGAAGGCTTTCACATTCCGGGTAACGGCTGTTTCATGGAAGACCCCGGTCTCAATCCTTGTACTCTACCGTCATTTTATGCCGGGAGCTGCAATTGCCTATGCTCCGCATCCTTCCCTTCCTTCTGGATCGGGGGCGTTGTTGGCCAATCTTTCCAGGGCCCTAAAGGAATATCTTCCTTACGACACGCTCCTGCTTCGCTGGGACCTCCCATGGCCCCTGGATACAGGCTCCGGATCGGCGGCAATAGAGGGGCTACGTCCCTCTCCTGTCGATATACAACCCCCGAATACGGTGCTTATCGATCTTAATCCGGACGAAGATCAGCTTTTATCCGAGATGAAGTCGAAAACCCGCTACAACGTTCGTCTTGCTTCCAGAAAGGGGGTTGAGGTTTCTTCCGAAGGGGTAGGCGGCCTTAGCACCTGGTACGATCTCTATCGGGAGACAGCCGAGCGGGACCGCATCGCCATCCATCCCGAGTCCTACTATCGAAGCCTCTTTCGCCTCGTAAAGGAGCATCCACAGGATGGTGTGGATCTTGAGCTTCTCATGGCACGGACCGAGGGGCGGGCCATCGCCGGCATCATTGTTTCTCGATTCGCCGGAAAAGCAACCTATCTTTATGGGGCTTCCTCAAATAGTGACCGCAATCTCATGCCTGCATATGCCCTACAGTGGCGGGCAATGACCGATGCAAAGGCCTCCGGCTGTGTCAGCTACGACCTGTTCGGAATTCCTCCCGCAGACGATCCTTCCCATCCCATGCATGGCTTGTATCGATTTAAAACCGGTTTCGGGGGGATTATCCTTCATCGCTTCGGCTCTTGGGACTATGCCCTGCGTTCCATTCGTGCCGGGGTGTACCGAAGCCTCGAGCGCCTTCGACGCTGGTATTTTCTTGAATACAAAAAGCGAAAATAGGACGAGAGGCTGTCTAAAGTGAACCGACCAGAGCCTTGAATTGATCTCCCCTGTCAAATTCATTCAGAAACATCCCGAAGGAGGTTGCGCCCGGGGAAAAAAGTACTACATCGCCGGGAGCGGCCTCTTCCTCGGCGCATCGGACGGCCTCTTTGAGGGAGCCAAAAGGACCTGAGAAGGGTAGGTCCCTGCTTTTTAGAATATCGGCCATCTTATCCGAGGCGCTTCCTTCCAAAAGAATCATCTTCTTCGGGACGGCCGCATAGCTTTCGAGGGGAGAAAAATCGAGATTTTTATCGGTCCCTCCGGTGATAAGTATCAAGGGAGCGGAAAAGCTCTTCACCGCCACGGCCGTGGCTTCGGGGATGGTTGATGCGCTGTCGTTGTACCACCGAACCTGCCGCTTTTCCGTAAGTAGTTCAAGCCTGTGGGGTATACCCCTAAAACCTGCCAACCTTTCTTTTATATCGCTGCCTGTTATACCGAAAAGTTTCAGCACCAAGGCCGCGGATAGAAGATTTAGCCGGTTGTGTTCCCCGCAAATGGCTATGTGCGCAGGCAGAATTTTTTCTTTAC includes these proteins:
- the metG gene encoding methionine--tRNA ligase, yielding MKKKRLITSALPYVNNIPHLGNLIQVLSADVFSRFCRLRGYETLYVCGTDEYGTATETRALEEGVSPKELCDRYYKIHSEIYSWFNIAFDHFGRTSTQWQTDIVQDIFKKVDAAGYITEQTIEQLYCESCDRFLADRFVRGTCPHCGYEDARGDQCENCGKLLDPTDLIDPRCGLCGQTPKLRSTRHLYLDLPKIRPRLEEWIDKASVEGFWARNAIQMTRSWIRDGLKERCITRDLKWGIPVPKPGYEGKVFYVWFDAPIGYISITANLTDEWETWWKNPDEVDLFQFIGKDNIPFHTVIFPSSLIASGDNWTLLHHMSSTEYLNYESGKFSKSKGIGVFGTDARDTGIPADVWRFYIFYNRPEKSDALFTWSDFQEKVNGELIGNLGNLVNRTLTFVSRFYDGRLPQAAIDADMAAWIRERESEITDHFERAELRDAFRKIFALSSYGNKAFQEGEPWKLRKENPDAAASLLSTLVYLVRDLGVMVEPFIPGTSGRMLTFFGIDKADWEILGDFKGITSIEKPEILFERLEDERIASLRERFSGSQKEREAREKEKEMEEKTEQEKPLAERFAEAVDIRVAKITEIERHPEADKLYIEKIDLGYEQRTIVSGLVPYYKEEELLGHNILLVYNLKPAKLRGVKSEGMLLAADDETAPEGERSIEVLFADWAEPGSRVALTDLGAPEGDDLKRISANTFFSMPIGVEEHIVKVDGKHLEVAGKAIKTNKVKKGSVG
- a CDS encoding lipid II:glycine glycyltransferase FemX: MSVNTDTIEVRPIPLESFEGDRLLQSRFWARLKGLYGWKAFTFRVTAVSWKTPVSILVLYRHFMPGAAIAYAPHPSLPSGSGALLANLSRALKEYLPYDTLLLRWDLPWPLDTGSGSAAIEGLRPSPVDIQPPNTVLIDLNPDEDQLLSEMKSKTRYNVRLASRKGVEVSSEGVGGLSTWYDLYRETAERDRIAIHPESYYRSLFRLVKEHPQDGVDLELLMARTEGRAIAGIIVSRFAGKATYLYGASSNSDRNLMPAYALQWRAMTDAKASGCVSYDLFGIPPADDPSHPMHGLYRFKTGFGGIILHRFGSWDYALRSIRAGVYRSLERLRRWYFLEYKKRK